The Chloroflexota bacterium genomic interval GAGGGGTTGGGGGTGGGGTTGATGGGTACAAGCGAGTTCGCCCGGGGCGCCATCCCGCGCAAGCGTGCAGGGCGCTCATGCGATTTACGCCCAAACTGAGTAGAACGGGTTGCATACTCACGACGACTACCCGGTAAACAATTGCTGCAAAACACTATCGTTCAGCCAGCTGCACCAGACTCGCTCTGAGTTGGCACGGAGCGTGATCGAAACGCCCCGCTCATGGCATGAGCGGCATTTCTCGTAGGGGCACCCCCGGGCCTATACAGCCCCCTTTGGGGGGTTGCGGGTGCCCGATGCCGGGCCAGGTAAGCCCGGCCCCCATGCGGATGTCATGCAACTACCCATGCCCGCCAGGCATGGGGTTCTCAGTAAGAACTACTGATCTACGCATTATCGGAAGTGTGCAAACTGACATGTTTTCTATGGTAAAATACATACTTGATAAGTGAAACAGCCTTATCTCCATAGCTGTATTGGATCCTGCCCCACACCCGCGGGTGGTTGCGTTCACAAGGAGCAATCGATAGGCGCCAATGTCAGTCGGCCAGGCGTGGAGTGTCCAGCGTAGGAATCTCCCATGCCTAGCACACGACATCCATCAACACCGCAGATTATCGGCTTTGGCTTGCTGGCTACGGTGCTGATCACCTGTGCCAGCTACGCCGGTGCCAACACCAGCCTGTCGTATCTCTACCTGATCCCCATCGTACTTGTGACGTGGCGCCTGGGCTGGCCCACCGGCGTCGTGCTATCCCTCATTTGTACCGGTGCCGGACTGGCCAGCGATCTCCTCATTGGAGTTCCGCGCGCAAGCCTCCTGGCTCCCTACGCCAGTGCTGCCTTACGTTTCGCGCAATTCCTCCTCGCTACTTTTGTACTAGCGAGACTCAAGTCGTCATTGGAACGTGAGAAGGGACTGGCGCGGACTGACGACTTGACTGGCCTGGCCAATTCACGCATGTTCGTTGAATTAGCTCGCTCCGAAATCAACCGGGCCAGGCGCTACAAGCGCCCGATGTCGGTTGCCTACATTGACCTTGACAACTTCAAGGCGGTGAACGACAATTTCGGCCATCAAACCGGAGACTTGGTCCTGCGGGCGGTGGCCGACGGCATTCGGAGCCACATCCGCACGGTCGACTCGAGTGCGCGGCTCGGTGGCGACGAATTCGCCATCCTATTGCCAGAGACCGGCGTCGATGCTGCGGCGTTTGTGCTTGCCAAGCTGCGCGGTGAGCTACTGCGCCTCATGGAGCAACGGAGCTGGCAGATCACGTTCAGTATAGGTTTGATGACATTCATCAGCCCGCCCGAGTCAGTCAATGAGATGGTGCGACTGGCCGACGCGCTGATGTATGAAGTGAAAAAGTCGGGCAAGAACTCAATCAGGCAAAGTCAGTCGCCGGGTGTAGGCATTCCGGCAACGTTGCCCATCGGCGCAGAGTTACCATTTGCTGACTTGGACTTGGCCATGCTTGCCCGGACTGATCGCCCGGCCGCCAATCCAAGCCACCGACTTTTCCCATGGCGCGCAACTATTTCGGCCACATGCAGACAGTTCACGCTTCCTTATGCCCTTCTGAGTTTGGGAACGGCTGCGGCACTCCTTGTAATAGTCGCCAGTGCCCACACGATCAGCGAGAGCCTGCCGGGCAGTTCGTTCTATGCGCTCAAGCGCGGCGGCGAAGCGCTGCAGCTTGAACTCGCAAGTGACCCGGCCGTCAAGGCGCGCATCCACATTGCGCTGGCCGACCAGCGACTCATGGAGACCGGCGCACTATTGCGGCAAGGACGAAGCGACCTCGCCAGCCAAACGGCTGAGGAATACGACAACGAAGTGGACGCCGTACTCGAGGTATTTCGAACGGAGCCTCGTGAGGTATCATTACAGCTCCTGCAACAGATCGTGGAAAGGCTTGCAGACCAGCAGGACGCTCTCCGCCAGCTTGAACGCGAACTGCCTGTCGCCGATCAAGCTATGGTACAACGAAACCTGGTCCGCAATCGAAGCGCCCTCGGTCAGATTGAGAGTGTGGCGGCAGCGGTCGTATTACTCAGGGTGACTCCTACGATAATACCACCCTCAAATTTCGCGGGAACACCGACAAAGGCTCCCGCCGCCACCTCAGTCGCGTTGGGGGTTGCCACCGCTACCGGTACACCGGGCGCAGGCACAAGCGCTTTGCCGGCTTTCGTCACATCGACCGCGACGACTCCGGATTCCGCGCCAACAGACGCTACAACTGCAACGGCCACTTCGACACCGAACGGCATCCCAACGGACACGCCCACGCAGGAAACCGCACTGCCAACAGCGCAGGCGTCGGCGATACCTACCGCTGAACCGTTGCCGACGGCGACTGATACGCCGACCGCAACGCAAGCGCCGGCGCCCACTGGCACCGCTACGCTGCCCGCCACGCCCTCGGCCACACCAGCAGGCGTTCCATCCACAGCGCCAACGCGCGAAGCGACAGCTACCGATACGCCATCTCCAACCGTGATGCCGCCTCCGACGGCCACACCAATTTCGACACCCAATCCGGTCCCAGCCTCAACCCGCACGCCAATACCAACATCGACACTTCCACGACTCGCCACGCCAACCACGACGGCAACGCCGTCGCCGACAAGAACGAGTACGCTGTGGGTGACCGCCTCACGGACGATGACGCCAACGGCCACTTCCACGAAGGCGGCGACGCCAGTGCGAACGGCGACGCCCACACGCACCCTGTCGCCGACAGGCACACCCACGCGTACGCCCGCGCCACCGACCCCGACGCGCACACCACACTGGAAGACGCATGCGACCAAGACGCCCGCGCCGACGCGCACTCCGCGGTTCATCGCCACAGCGCATTGGGCAGACACTTTGGGCATCTCGTATTAGGCGGCCTGCGCCAGCGTCGTATTCGGCGAATCGCCTCGGCGCAGCGACCGCGCACGTCAATATCCGCATGCCGGGTCGCGTGCCATGTTCACACTACGTTCCGCGCGTCTCGCGTGCACGGGCTTCGAACATCCAGTCATGCGACTCAGGCCATTCAACATAACCAAACTTGGAGACAGTTGAGCCGCTCGCCGATGGCGTCTCTCCCCGGCCCATCGCCAGCGTTCGCATCCCGACGTGTGGCGCTTTGCGCTTTGGCTCGCCTAGCGAATCGGCTATAATGAAACGCATAGGGAGTCACATGGACTTGAATGACGATATGCAGGCCGCCGCGCCCGAGCGGGTCGCGGCGGAAGCTGTGGGACTAGACAATCCGTCGTTTGCTTCAGCATCGGGACTGCCGGATATGCCTGCTCTGACCGATCCGGTGGCGCCACCCGACATGGCGCCCGCTATGCCGAGCGAGCCGTCGGTGCCCGCCATCCCCGTGCCGGCATCGCCGTGGAGCGGGGCGCGCATCTTCATCCGCGAAACGGTCGAAACGATTGCCCTCACGCTGATCATCTTCCTGGTGATTCGCGCCGGCGTGCAGAACTTCCGGATCGAGGGGCAGAGCATGGAGCCCAACTTCCACGACGGCCAATACTTACTAGTAAGCAAGATCGACTACATGATCGGCAAGCCGCAGCGCGGCGACGTGGTCGTGTTCATTGCGCCGACCAACCAGGAAAAGGACTTCATCAAGCGCGTGATTGGGCTGCCCGGCGAAACGGTCGAGATTCGCGACGGACGCATCACGATCAATGGCCGTGAATTGCCGCAAAACTACACGGTCAATACCGGAACCTACAGCTACGGGCCGGTCAAGGTCGGCGACGAGGAACTGTTCGTGCTCGGCGACAACCGCAACTACTCCAGCGATTCGCACTCCTGGGGCATGTTGCCGCAGAAGGACCTGATCGGCAAAGCGTGGGTTTCGTACTGGCCACCACCGCAGTGGGGCATCATCCAAACGCCATCGTTCGGCGACGTCGCTGCATCGCCAGGCGCACCGGCCAGGCAGACGACGCCATTACCAGGGCCAACCATCGCAGCCTACCCAACCAACTGAACGCATGCTCCCCGAATCCGAAATCCGCAAGCTGGTCGCCGACGTGGTTCACCGCGTGGTGGGCCCGGGGACACCGGTAGCCGGTCAGCCGCCTCCCGCCTCGGCCCCGTTGCCCTCCCGTCGTGTCAGCGCGCAACTGATCTACCAGGACGATGTGCGCGGCATCGCCGACGGCGGCGAATTGCGCATCGGCCCCGGCAACCGGCTCACGCCGTTGGCGCAAGAGTTCGTGCTGCAGCGCCGCATCAAGGTCGTTGTGGAGAAGCCCGCCGCACCGTCGGCGCCGACACAGGGCGGTCTCGTGGCGATCGGCTCTGATCACGGCGGCTTCGCCATGAAGGAAGCGCTTAAGAAGTTCCTGATCGAGAGCGGATACAAGCTGACGGATGTCGGCACCAACGGCACGGAGGCCGTGGACTACCCGGACTTCGCCTACGCGGTTGCGAAGATGGTGGCCGACGGCCAGGCCTGGCGCGGCATTATGGTGGACGGCGCCGGCATCGGCAGTTGCATGGTCGCCAACAAAGTGCCCGGCGTGCGCGCGTCCATGTGCTATGATGTCTCCACGGCGTCTAACGCCCGCGAACACAACGACGCCAACGTGTTGACGCTCGGCGGCGCGCTGATCGGGGCCAACCTCGCGCAGCAGATTGTGAAGACGTGGCTTGCGACGCCGTTCGGCGGCGGGCGCCACGCCAAACGCGTCAACAAGATCGTGGATGTCGAGCAGCGCTTCGCGCGCAAATAGGCCGGATGTTTCACCAGCCATGACCAACCAGCTAGACCGCCAGCAGATTGAGCAGTTGATCGAGCGCATCACGCGCGAGGTGATGCTCGCGCTGGCCGCCCAAAACCCCGGCGCCCCCTCGCCCTGCGACGGATGCAAGAGCGGCCAGTGCGCGCTGGAGTGCGCGGGCAGCCAGCAGATCATCGCCGCCGGCGCCAGCCGACTGTCGCTGAATCCGGGCGTGAAACGCGATCCGTCGCAGGTGGCACACCTGATCGACCACACGCTGCTCAAACCCGAGGCAACCGAAGACCAGATCGCGCAGTTGTGCTACGAGGCGCGCAAATTCAACTTCGTCGCCGTTTGCGTCAACCCGAACTGGGTGGCGCTCTGTAAGCAGTTGCTGCGCGGCACGCCAGTCAAAATCGCAACGGTCGTCGGCTTCCCGCTCGGCGCGCACGCCGCCGAGACCAAGGTGTTCGAGACCGCGCAGGCCGCCAAGGACGGCGCCGACGAAATCGACATGGTCATCAACATCGGCGCGCTCAAGTCCGGCGACCTTGATGTGGTCGAGCGCGACGTGCATGCGGTGGTCGAGGTCGCGCACGCGCTCGGCGCCATCGTCAAGGTCATCATCGAGGCGGCGCTGCTGACCGACGACGAAAAAGTGCAGGCCTGTGTGCTGTCCAAAGCCGCCGGCGCCGACTTTGTAAAGACGTCGACCGGCTTCGGGCCGGGCGGCGCGACCGCGCACGACGTTGCCTTGATGCGCAAGACGGTCGGCGGCGAGCTGGGCATCAAGGCGGCCGGGGGCATCCGCGACCTCAAGCAGGTCGACGAGATGGTGGCGGCCGGCGCCACTCGCATTGGCGCGAGCGCCGGCGTCAAGATCATGCAGGAAGCTGCGGGCCCGGAACGCAAGTAACCGGCAACTGCTGCCAACCCGGTTGAGGAGAATGCATCGTGGCCGTTGAACTTCGCTCGTACGTCTTTCTGGATTCATTGCAGCCGCAGTACGCGGCGTTTCTCGGCACCGTGGCCCAGGGCTTTTTGCCGCTGGCCGGCGAGTCGTCGCTGTTCGTCGAGATCTCGCCCGGCATCGAGATCAACCGCATCACCGACATCGCGTTGAAAGCCACCAACGTCAAGCCGGGCATGCAGATTGTTGAGCGCCTCTACGGCGTGCTCGAGGTGCATTCGCCCGACCAGGCCGAGACGCGCCAGGCCGGCCAGGCGATCCTCGATGCGCTCGGCCTGAAAGAGAACGACCGCTGGAAGCCGCGCGTGATGACCAGCCAGGTCATTCGCAAGGTGGACGACCACCAGGCGCAGTTGATCAACCGCACGCGCCACGGCCAGATGCTGATACCCGGCCAGACGCTCTACGTGCTCGAAGTCGAGCCGGCGGCCTATGCCGCACTGGCCGCCAATGAGGCGGAGAAGGCGGCGCACATCAACGTGCTCGAAGTCGTCGCCTTCGGCAGCTTCGGCCGCGTCTACCTGGGCGGCGAAGAGCGCGATATCGACGTCGGCTGGCAGGCGGCCGTGAAAGCGATCGAAAACATCGCGGGCAAAGAACGCGCGCCCGCGCGCAGTCTTTAGGGACCATCCATCCCAATCCATCTTGGAGGAGAATTGCATGGCACAGCTTCGCGTACCGATTGACGACAAGCGCTTCCAGACCGGCCTGTCGTGGAAGGACTACCTGGCACAGATGGGCGAGCATCGCGCCCGCACGGAAGAGAACTTCGGCAAAGCGCAGTTGACGGACGATGAGCGCGCGTTCTTCAAGGGCATCACTCAGGTCAAATACATTGTGATGCTGGCCGAGAACTGGTGCGGCGATGTGCACCGCAACTCGCCGATGCTGGCGCGCGTAGCCGAGGCGCTGCCCGGCGCGGAAATGCGCGTCTTCTTCCGCGACCAAAACCTCGATCTCACCGACTGTTATCTTAACAACAGCTACCGCTCGATTCCGATCTTCGTCATGTTCGACAAGGAGTGGAACGAAATCGGCCGCTGGGTCGAGCGCCCCTCACGCGCAACGTCGGTCAGCGTCACCATGCGCGCGCGCCTCGTCGATTCGGTGCCCGCCGACCAGCGCGAGCCGGCCATCGCCGAGTTCCGCAAGCGTATGAACGAGGCCTACGAAGGACCCGATGGCTTATGGCACGACACGGTTAAAGAAGTGCGGCAGATCATCGAGACGAAGTTCGGACTGCTGCCGAAGGAATAGTCTACGCACAACTTCCCGGGGCGGCGCATTCGTCTGCGGCCTCGGGCTGACACTCCATTACTGCGCCCGCAGGAGGTTACTATGGCTGAAGCACTGGGTATGATCGAAACGAAGGGCTTTGCTGCGATGGTCGAGGCGGCCGATGCGATGGTGAAGGCGGCCAAAGTCGATCTGGTGGGATACGAGAAGATCGGCGGCGGCTATGTGACCGCGATCGTGCGCGGCGATGTTGCGGCCGTCAAGGCGGCGCTCGAGGCCGGCGCCAAGAGCGCCGAAAAGATCGGCGAGGTCGTCTCGGTCCACGTGATCGCGCGGCCGCACGTCAATGTCGACCTGGTGCTGCCGCTGGGTCGTGCCGAGCAAGCTAAGACCGAAGGCAAGTAGTCGCACGCTCCGGCGCAAGCCGACCGGAGCAGTGGGAGCGCATATGCTACTCGGCAGGGTCATCGGCACCGTGGTCGCCAGCCGCAAGGAGCCCAGCATGGATGGGCTGAAGTTCCTGCTCGTGCGGCAAATCGATGTGGCCGGCAAAGAGTCCAGCAGCTACGCGGTGGCGGTTGACGCGGTCGGCGCCGGCGTTGGCGAGGTCGTTATGCTCGCCACCGGTTCGTCGGCGCGCCAGACCGAGGCCACCGACAAGCGGCCGTGCGATGCGGTCGTCATGGCGATTGTCGACAGTTGGGACGTTGAGGGCGGCGCGGGCTTTCGCAAGACGCCGGCCGGCGGGACATGGGCTTCATGATCCTCCCGCGGACCGCAATCGCGCGCTGGACTGACCGACAATGACGAACCCCGTTTCGCCGCAGCAGGTCGATGCCGTTGTGCAACGGGTGCTGGCCGAACTGCGCCAGAAACCGGTCGATCCGGCGCGCCTGGCGGCAGCCGGACCGGCCGCAACCGGCGATGGTCTGTTTGCGGACGTCGACGCCGCCGCCACGGCGGCGCGCGCAGCCTACGAGCAGCTCGATCGCATGACGCTCGCCAAGCGCAAGGAGATCATCTCCGCGATCCGGGCGACCATGCGCGATCATGCCGAGGATCTGGCGCGGCGCGCGCACGCCGAGACCGGCCTCGGCCGCTGGCAGGACAAGCTCCAGAAGAACCTGCTGACCGTCGACAAAACGCCCGGGCCGGAATACCTGGAGCCGACCACGTGGAGCGGCGACCACGGATTGACGATCATGGAGCGCGCTCCATATGGCGTCATCGGGGCGATCACGCCGACCACTAACCCAACCTCGACGATCATCAACAACGCAATCAGCATGATCTCGGCCGGCAATGCCGTGGTGTTCAACGTGCACCCGAACGCCAAGCGTGTGTCGGCCTACCAGATCGCGCTGCTCAACCGCACGATCGTGGCAGCCGGCGGGCCGCCAAACCTGATCGCCGCCGTAAACGAGCCGACGATCGAAAGCGCTCAGCAGTTGATGCGCCACCGG includes:
- a CDS encoding diguanylate cyclase encodes the protein MPSTRHPSTPQIIGFGLLATVLITCASYAGANTSLSYLYLIPIVLVTWRLGWPTGVVLSLICTGAGLASDLLIGVPRASLLAPYASAALRFAQFLLATFVLARLKSSLEREKGLARTDDLTGLANSRMFVELARSEINRARRYKRPMSVAYIDLDNFKAVNDNFGHQTGDLVLRAVADGIRSHIRTVDSSARLGGDEFAILLPETGVDAAAFVLAKLRGELLRLMEQRSWQITFSIGLMTFISPPESVNEMVRLADALMYEVKKSGKNSIRQSQSPGVGIPATLPIGAELPFADLDLAMLARTDRPAANPSHRLFPWRATISATCRQFTLPYALLSLGTAAALLVIVASAHTISESLPGSSFYALKRGGEALQLELASDPAVKARIHIALADQRLMETGALLRQGRSDLASQTAEEYDNEVDAVLEVFRTEPREVSLQLLQQIVERLADQQDALRQLERELPVADQAMVQRNLVRNRSALGQIESVAAAVVLLRVTPTIIPPSNFAGTPTKAPAATSVALGVATATGTPGAGTSALPAFVTSTATTPDSAPTDATTATATSTPNGIPTDTPTQETALPTAQASAIPTAEPLPTATDTPTATQAPAPTGTATLPATPSATPAGVPSTAPTREATATDTPSPTVMPPPTATPISTPNPVPASTRTPIPTSTLPRLATPTTTATPSPTRTSTLWVTASRTMTPTATSTKAATPVRTATPTRTLSPTGTPTRTPAPPTPTRTPHWKTHATKTPAPTRTPRFIATAHWADTLGISY
- the lepB gene encoding signal peptidase I, with protein sequence MDLNDDMQAAAPERVAAEAVGLDNPSFASASGLPDMPALTDPVAPPDMAPAMPSEPSVPAIPVPASPWSGARIFIRETVETIALTLIIFLVIRAGVQNFRIEGQSMEPNFHDGQYLLVSKIDYMIGKPQRGDVVVFIAPTNQEKDFIKRVIGLPGETVEIRDGRITINGRELPQNYTVNTGTYSYGPVKVGDEELFVLGDNRNYSSDSHSWGMLPQKDLIGKAWVSYWPPPQWGIIQTPSFGDVAASPGAPARQTTPLPGPTIAAYPTN
- the rpiB gene encoding ribose 5-phosphate isomerase B → MLPESEIRKLVADVVHRVVGPGTPVAGQPPPASAPLPSRRVSAQLIYQDDVRGIADGGELRIGPGNRLTPLAQEFVLQRRIKVVVEKPAAPSAPTQGGLVAIGSDHGGFAMKEALKKFLIESGYKLTDVGTNGTEAVDYPDFAYAVAKMVADGQAWRGIMVDGAGIGSCMVANKVPGVRASMCYDVSTASNAREHNDANVLTLGGALIGANLAQQIVKTWLATPFGGGRHAKRVNKIVDVEQRFARK
- the deoC gene encoding deoxyribose-phosphate aldolase, with the translated sequence MLALAAQNPGAPSPCDGCKSGQCALECAGSQQIIAAGASRLSLNPGVKRDPSQVAHLIDHTLLKPEATEDQIAQLCYEARKFNFVAVCVNPNWVALCKQLLRGTPVKIATVVGFPLGAHAAETKVFETAQAAKDGADEIDMVINIGALKSGDLDVVERDVHAVVEVAHALGAIVKVIIEAALLTDDEKVQACVLSKAAGADFVKTSTGFGPGGATAHDVALMRKTVGGELGIKAAGGIRDLKQVDEMVAAGATRIGASAGVKIMQEAAGPERK
- a CDS encoding thioredoxin family protein; translated protein: MAQLRVPIDDKRFQTGLSWKDYLAQMGEHRARTEENFGKAQLTDDERAFFKGITQVKYIVMLAENWCGDVHRNSPMLARVAEALPGAEMRVFFRDQNLDLTDCYLNNSYRSIPIFVMFDKEWNEIGRWVERPSRATSVSVTMRARLVDSVPADQREPAIAEFRKRMNEAYEGPDGLWHDTVKEVRQIIETKFGLLPKE
- a CDS encoding BMC domain-containing protein, which translates into the protein MAEALGMIETKGFAAMVEAADAMVKAAKVDLVGYEKIGGGYVTAIVRGDVAAVKAALEAGAKSAEKIGEVVSVHVIARPHVNVDLVLPLGRAEQAKTEGK
- a CDS encoding EutN/CcmL family microcompartment protein — translated: MLLGRVIGTVVASRKEPSMDGLKFLLVRQIDVAGKESSSYAVAVDAVGAGVGEVVMLATGSSARQTEATDKRPCDAVVMAIVDSWDVEGGAGFRKTPAGGTWAS